The Cryptomeria japonica unplaced genomic scaffold, Sugi_1.0 HiC_scaffold_44, whole genome shotgun sequence region GGATAGTGGAGCTTAAGCCAACTCTTTGTAATGTGAACTCGTAGGTTATTTTTGGGGAGAATTTTGAAGGGGAAAATGGAATATGGGATGTATAGTTTTTCTACTTTTAATGGGTTGGGGACCTAACCAAGGATAGAAACTACCTTCTTAGACATGATAGCTCCTTTCAAAACCAACTTTTTGCATAGTGGCAAAAGTTGCATCTTTGTATGGGTAGCACCACATCTATTGCAAGAAGTTGTGGGGTAGAGTAACCGATCAAATATCTCCCTTCACTTTCATATGTAATAAACCCTAagaacaaccttatttctccaaaaaACTCCCAGTTTAGGAAAGTTACAGCGCTTGGGGAAAGGAAATGTAAAAGAACGAGCAGGTGACATTTGTCACCTTCCACTACTAATGTGGAATTCAAAGAAACGGGAAAAGGGAGTTAAGAAGAGGctggagggagagaggaggcttatgattttggtTTTTAAGTTTGAAAGTATACTCGCTTGGGGGGTgctagagaaagaggaggagattgcAAAAAGTTAGAGGGCCTTATTTTTGCACATTGAATACTAATAGTTGGAGGTAGGTGGACATAACTCCTTGTTAATTTAATGTTGTAGATATATGACAATGTGTAAATCCTTGTTAATTTAATGTTGTAGATATACAACAATGCACAATTTTTTAGTGAGCATACATCAAATGTGTTCTTGTGTTATCTCATGCATTGTGAATGTGTTAATGTTTAGCGAGCATGTGTATGCGTGTTTTTACATTATCCCATGCATTGCAAATGTTGGTGTTGTGTTTCCGAGTGTGTGAAGGAAATggtcacccttgggagggaagagaaACCTTGAGGCTTAGAGAGGAGCGACCAATATAGCTGGTTGAGAACTCCTCTCATGAAGAGCAAGCAATAGAAAGTGTATGAGTACCCTTAGTGCATGTTTTGTAGGATTGGGTATTAAATTTCTAGGGGTATGAGTACCCCTTGTTCATatgaaaggaaatgtgttggtagTATATGTGCATAGACATTATGGAAGGAAGGGGCATGAGTACCCTTGGTATTATTAGAAGAATGGGCTAAATTGGATGGAAGCTATCGGTCTTGGAAGGGTGTATTCATGATGTTTCCCTTTATTTTGCATGTTGGATGAGTGTGCTTGAGTGTAACCTAGTTTATCTCTAGTCTTCCAACTTAGGGGTGGCCTATCTTTAGTCCTATGGCTTGGAGGTCATCTCCCATGGTTTGATGGAAAATATGGCATATTTTGTGTAGATAAAGAAATTTGGAATCTTCAAGATGGAGTGGGATTCGCGTAAGAAAATTAGTTGGTTTTTCGATTGGGATTCACCTTAGTAAATTTTTAGGGTATTAAACACATCAAAGTGTTACAACATTCCCAACAAGAGATGAGATGCATCCATAGGTGTACCATCACATATGATCTCATTTTTATATAAACCCATTTGCAAACCCATTAAGAAATATTTATTTACTAGTAATTGATGTTTCTTTTGTAACCACTATCAACATTTACTTTACAAAACATTCCTTCTAATTTGCATATAATTTAAAAAAGGCTCCTTTATAGCGGCTTGTTCTCATGGATGGCTAgtttcattaatattattttaaaaataatagctTATACCCCCTTTAGCTCCTTTGCATGTTTGGTTGATGTGCCATTTTGTTCATTTGCTTGAGCTAGGTTGTTTCTAGCCATGACGACTTGTACCTTTTATCTCATTTCTTGTGATAACATGATTTCTATGTaggtttttttttaaggttttatcCTAAGCTGTTCCTTTTTAATTTCTAGTTTTTCCTTGTTCAGTGGTTTTTGCTTCATTATTGTTTTATTGCCATTTGTTAGGTATTTTGTTAGTGtttcttgtttttatttatttatcatttggcTTCATCACTATTTTTCTAATGCTCTCCTTCTTGTGTGTTATATTAGGATATTATCTAATGCATGTTTTCTTCCATTGTAAGATTTAACATTTGGCTTACATAGTCAGGGGTTAGTTTGAAGGCAAAAACGCAACTATGACACATGTGaatttccttggaacttgtgcataATTTATAATGCATGTTTCCTAGTCTATGATATTTCTACAACTTCCATATTGTATGTGCTAATTTTGTGATACATGTGCCTATTTTACCATATATGCCCTATATGTTGGTAAATATGTCACTTCTTTATCTTTCTAGCCTTAGTTTTAGGTAATTGCACGACTAATTTTTTTGGTGTTATGAATTAGATTATATTGAAGATATCTCAAAATATAACTTGTAGGTTCATATGACATAGATATTTACTAAAAAATACTAACTTATGGTTTATACAACATTAGAAGAATATTACTTTTATCAAACCCCCCCCTTTTTTTAATGTGTATCATATATTTTCTTACTTTATTAGAGTTGAATTTGAGGAGTTAAATTAACCATACACTTTGATTTGGGTTTTATAATGACCAAGTGTCTAAGTTCAATTCCAAACTATTACTTGTGTGTGTTCTCCCCTCACATTCTAGGGTGATCTTGGGGGTAAAAAATAagtgttaatttattttattttaatgaggTATAATTAGGGATTTCAGCACACTAAGGGATAACCTAAACTATACACTCTTGTAGGGTATAAAAATAGGGAGAATAAAAGTTATACCCTGAAGGATCCATTGTCCTAACTAGAGCACATTTCCGTCTATCCAAATCTATTAGATCTTGATAGTGTTGGtcacaatttttttttagttttgaatCCCAAAATATATACCTCTTACTAAGCACCATGGATATCAAATTCAAGGGAAGCTTTTAACCAATTTATAATCATATACGGAACATTTTAATGAATTATTGAGGTAGATAAAATGGCCTTCACTTCTATCTCTAATAAATCAATGGAGAATTCCCTAAATAGTTAGAAGAAATATAACCACAAATGTTAAACACATAATCTAACCCAAAACACACCCATTGCATAGTGGATCCCTATTTTGATTATATACATTTCTTTATTTGTATCATGTCTCATTGGGTTGCATGACAACCAACATTAGAAAGGCTCCAAGGAAATGCAATTTCATGTGTAACTTTAAAAGGGTTATAGGGATGTGCTACAATGATGATTACAGTACCAACTGTACACCGATCATATTCAAATTTCCTTCTTGTGCAACTACACCTTTGAGGAGATCAATTGTCTTGTACAGTATATAAATGATGTAAAAGTCCACCATATTTACATTCAAGTATCAAATGTGACATCTTGGAAATTATAAGGATTATAACTAGAGTTTGGTATTCAAAAAATGGAAATCTAGGGTTTTACATGAAAAATAATGCAGTATAAGTGTCACCAAACATAACCTACATTGAAATTTCATTTATAGAAGTGTCTAGCATAGATCTTTACTTTTACATAGATTAAGGAGGTTGTTTTGCCAAAAAtgtgaaatttgaaattcaaattagaaAGGGACAAGCGTACAATTTTGTACttggtttgatatagaatacaagtTAGATCAAGGTAGAAACAACTAAATGGAGGTATATGATTAGAGAAGTGTGATAGTTGGGTAGTTAAAATGAATTTAGTGTTGTGTCTATTGTGAATAGATTGTTCAATGATAAATGTATAGAGATATTTGTGCTTAGAAATAGATAATGAGGCTAGTACAATGAGCCCAAATTCACACAACATTGTGTCATTTGTGATTGTGTATTTGTGTTAATATATTAGCTCAAAATAGGGATAAAATTAAATGAGAAATGACATGGGTATGAAAATTTTTCCATTATGCTATTGTACAATTAACTTTACTTATGCTATGCACACACATTTTGGCCAAGAAGTGATATTTTAAgaattttatctttttcacatgttgattttgcaaatttatttaatatgataaataatttatcttttaaaaaatatacatatcaCCATAACATTTAAATAAACCAGCAAAACAATAAAAGTAAGTACTATATAGTGTAAAACATAATTACCAAATCAAACACTTGTACATTTACATCCTCATAATATGCATCTCTTTATTTATAAAACCTTACAACATGCATTTTTGTTATAATATGAATTTAATTTATAAAGAAAGTGCACTTTTGTATGAAAGCTAATTGAAACTCAAATTTAATTATTCTTGTAAATTTCATTACAATGTGCTATCTTGGAAAGTATTTATATTCATAAGATGTAAGAGGTAAAATTGAAATTACaatttcacactttatcaaatacATTACCATGTTTGGTATTATTTAGTTCTAGATGATAAATGAATGAAAGTACAACTAGTGTTCCAATTATTTCAGCATGGTCttctcaaaattttgagagattgtaCGTTCTTGAAGGATATGAATTCCCATATACCTGCACATATTGCATGATCAACATGTACCGTTAATGTTATATAATGagagaattaaaaaataaataatccaattaaATTATTAAGCTAAATAAATACCTTTCAAGCATCATGGTTTTGGCTTGTGGGTTGGTACCAAGGAAATCCTTATAGATCGAGCCATCCACAACCCTGAGATTATCAACACCTTTCACCATATATCTTTTATTAACCACTAAACCTGCTTGACAACTTCCATCATAATGGTAAAATGTCCCCAGTGCTTCTTTTCAGAGCTTGGCCAAGGCATCATCATTTGATTGATTCTTTGGTAATGCTATTCTGAGGAATTGAAGTGTTTCCAGAAATTTCCACTATCAATAAATGCAAACTCTTGAATAGAAGATGACATACTTAGATTAACCATTACTTTTATACCTTTCACACATTTTTGTAGATCAAGAGAGTGCGAATAGTAGCTGTAACGAACACAGGGATTATCTCGAGGATCTACACTTTTCAGCCAAAGGTCACCCCTTGATAAGGGAAATGCCAACCTAATATCAAGAACAACTAAATATTGTGTATTTGTGCCATTATTCCATTGGATAAGGCTACCACTTTcgatgtaattttatgaattgtctAAAATCCCCACTACTTGTGTATAAGAATATTCAAGTGGGTTTGAGGATACTATAGTGAAGCCATCACTAGGATTATCTTGAACTTTTTTGAGATTTAAAGAATTTAACGTCGGCCTCCGCTTAAAATGATTTCAAGCTCACGggcaaataaatataaatagtcTATTCCCTTGTATAATGAGCACTTAGCATAAAGGATAAACCTTACGTAAGCGGAATGTTTTATATTTGTGGCATTACTTTCTTAGATAAAGGTACAACTCTTGATGTAGAGTTGTGAATTGTCTACAATGCTCACTGCCGATGTATAAGCAAATTAAAGTGGTTTTCGAGATTCTATAGTGAATCTTGTACTTGTATTATCTTGAACATGTTTTCTTTTTGAAGGCAAATCTAAAAGAATTGTAATATTGAATTTTTTAAGTTGTTTTCTTGGACTGATTTTACTTAAGAATTGAATTTATGGGCTACCTATGCTTCTTGTTGGCAAAATCACCTCACTATTGGTCTACGATTGATTAAGTGACACTTGATAAGCTAGGGCATCATTAATTCTTGTGAACTCCATTCTAGTAGCCTTGTAGAGAttatttgttctctttccttcacTCTTGTAGAGATTATTTACTTTCATGCCAACAACACTTTCTCTCCTTGTTTTTCATTTGACGCCTACTTACTTCACTTCTTTTTTGTTAATAAAGGCACACCCAGTTTTCCCTCcaaaagagaaattaaaaaataaagagtttcagctacaattttttttcttcttgtcTTTTCATTTCAGATTTGCAGGCGTCCACATTAAAtgactcttctttcttttctcaacAATCTCTGCAATAAAATTTGACTTTTCATCCAACCTCTacttttgaaaatatattttcagCTACAAATCTACCCaacattttctcttcttcttgtttgatgTTCAGACTAAAAGATCTCATTTGATACACATGCCTTTTCACAGTCTCATAGCTACCTTCGTCAACGCCAAGAGTTGAACCATGAAATAGTGAAATTGCGTGTTATGCGCTTATCGCAGTTTCAGATCTTCCTTTGGTCAATGCAGAGAGTTGATCGAAAAATAGGGATAACATTCTCCACGTGTTATGCACTTCTACTTTCTCATGTTGCAGTTTCGCAGCTAGCTTGGTTAGCTGAAAACATTGACCTGTGAAATAGCGGTAATCCCAAACATAGTTTGTTATGCACTTTTCTTATCTCTTGTCACAGTTTCACAACTGGGTATGTGCAGGACcacgaggggccaaaaagtggtgatattcttACTAAAGTTCTAATTGATAGGtcgattgaaaaatatctataaatttctaacggtatcacattttttgaatcagaaacatgcgtcacattctatTCTTTATATATTATAGGATTAGAAAAAAgagaaattgaatttcataaagttttgaccaagttatggtgctcAAACATACGAGTGTTTTATGTTTTTAAAAAGttatattaaaaaaatcataattaattatttatataaaaaaaaatacaaaaaattatgtatcacatccagacatgagtctccTACTTatactaaaatattataaaatatttttatgatttgattgtgattaggatgGTCTGACAGACACTCGCttcttaccttttccttcaaaTTTATGTATtgctgcattgaaatttcaaattttagtcaaatagatttttaatttttttaaaaagaactaTTAGATTAGAAACCAGATTCAATTTGAtacaaattctattcttacatatttttgaaataatgttggtagcttattcaaatttttatgtcaagttgcctaactctgttttgtttttttcattgccacttaagggcatgtttggcccaccatgaacCTGCACATACCCAACTACCTTTGGTCAATGTGGAGTTTTGACCACAAAACAATGATAGTGATAACATGATGTATTATACTATCCCTGTAACATTGTGTCACTAACACGATGTATTATGTATTACTGCAACTACACTTTTTCTGAGCTATTCCAGTTTGTCCAATGCCTTCACCACTTTATGACCCATGTCTTCTTTGTCTAATTCCATGACCAAGAAAACTCCCAATTGTCTTCTTTGTGGCCTTAGACTAAATGCCTTTACTAGCTACATTCTTGTACAACTTGCACATGTACAATCAAATCTACTCAACTAATTGCTAGTATGATACACCACCATCTCAATGAATCTAATCTTCCTCTGGGGCACTAATCCTCCTACATCTCCACCCACTACTATAtctattcacatcaatgacaatccaatgccAACACTTCTGACTCATCATCGGAAATActaacatcatctttaacataataggatttcttattgaattttctttattttctttaaacTTTTGTGTTGTTCCTCTGTttggacatctagatgcataatgaccaatctttccacacttaAAAAATTTAATAGGTAACACACCTTTAtacttgttggttcctctctttACCTTTCTTACAAATTTTTGCTTCCATTTCATCTAGGATCTCATCATCTGAATTTTCATCCATATCTTTTGGGGTTTCAAAGGCTATCTCAGTTATTGctttgtctttgccaaacttcctcATCCCGAATGTAGTCAAGGTGCCATACAATCATTCCCTGGTGAACTTGGagggatcataggtttcttcaatggAAGAAATCTTGTCATTGTAACACTCTAGTAAAGTCCTCATAATATTTTCCATCATATCCTTATCATCCAAGGTGTCGCTAAGATCTTTGATGTCATTCACTACACAGTAAACATTCTGAAAATAACTTGTTATGTCTTCACCTTCTTTCATCCTTAAGTTCTCATATTGCAGTCTGCATGTTAGCTAGTTTATCTCTGTAATTTCCTTCATACCTATGTTTTTCAATCATTTCCAAACTTCATAAGCACTATCGAATGGAACAACCTTCACCAATTTAGTTTAGATAGAGCATTAAAGATAGCACTATCGAATGGAACATATTTTATCCGTATCCGTGGCATTAAGAAATGAAGAAACTATTGTAAACGACCTACCTCTATCAAAGACAAGTTGGATGAAAGAGTCAATCTCCATCAAACTAAATCCATCTATAATATAGTtgccaaaaaaataattttttttgcatggaCTTGTAACCTTATAAACTATTCCCAAGAGGAAAATATTAAATTTACTATGTGGAACACCATTGCGATCCAATTATAAGTATTGGGATACTCTTCCTTGAAAACGTGTTTCTCCTTTTTTTGTGACGTtccattgtatatatatatatatatatatatatatatatatatatatatatatatatatatatatatatatatatatctctgtgtgtgtgtgtgtgtgtgtgtgtgtgtgtgtgtgtgtgtgtgtaattaagCATTCAAATTTTATTctaaaatttcttaaaaaatatatcatgttaatatttataaaaataaaaattataaacataacttacgttaaaatttcttcattattttaagttaatttgaaatttaaaatataaatatcacTTTTAGCTTGTGAAGTTGACAATTCCTTCATAAATGCTTCTAGCGTAGATCTTTACTTTTACATGGACAAAGGAGGTTGATGTaccaaaaatatgaaattttaaattcaaattggaaAGAGACAAGTTTACAATTATGTAGTTGCCTTGATATAGAATATAAGTTAGATCTAGGTAGAAAGAACCGAAATGGAGGTATATGTTTAGAGAAGTGAgataacaatgtaggtaaaatgaaTTTAGTGGCGTGTCTAttgttaatatattatttaatgctAGGTTTATATAGATATTTGTGTTTACAAATAGGTCATGAGGCTAGTAAAATGAGCCCAAATTCACACACTATTGTGTCATTTGCGATTGGGTATCTGAATTAATATATTTGTTCAAAATAGGCATAAAACTAAATGACAAATGGCATGGGTATGCAGAATTTGTGATCATACTATTGTACAATTCATTTTAGTTATGTTATGCACAAACATTTTGGCCAAGAAGTGATATTGTAATAATTTTATCCTTTTCAcatgttcattttgtaaatttatttaacatgattttcttaaaAAACATACATCTCACCATAACTTATAATTaaaccaacaaaacaaaaaaagaagtacTATATAGTGTAAAAAATAAATACCAAATTAAACACTtctacatttacatcatcatataaCAATAAATTATAAGTAAAATTATGCATTCCTTTTTTCATAAAACCTTGGAACATGTATTTTTGTTATAATATCAATTCAATTAAAAAAGAAAGTGCACTTTTGTATGAAAGTTAATCAAAGCTCAAATTAAATTTATTCTTGTAAATTTCATAACAATGTGCTATCTTGGAAAATATTTATATTGATAGGAAATGAGAGGTAAATTGAATTAtttacaatttcacactttatCAAAAACATTACCATGTTTGGTATTATTTAGTTCTATGATAAATGAATGTGAGCACAACAAGTGTGCCAATTATTTCAACATGGTCTTCTCATATTTTTAAGAGATTGTGCGTTCTTGAAGGATATGAATTCCCATATACCTGCACATATTGCATGATCAAAATGTATtgttaatgttatattttttgagaatcgaaaaagaaataatgcaataaaatttttaataaaaataaataccttCCAAGCATCATGGTTGTGGCTTGTGGGTTGGTACCAGGGGAATCCTTATAAATTGAGCCATCCACAACTCTGAGATTATCAACACCTTTCACCAGATATCTTTCATTAACCACTAAACCAGCTTGACAACCTCCATGATAATGGTTAAATGTGCCTAGTGCCTCTTTGCAAAGCTTCGCCAAGGCATCATCATTTGATTGATTCTTTGGTAATGCTATTCCAAGGAATTGGAGTGTTTTGGAATTTCCACTATCAGTAAATGCAAACTCTTGGATAGAAGATGACATACTCAGATTAACCATTACTTTTATACCTTTCACACATCTTTGTAGATCAAGAGAGTGTGAATAGTAGTTGTAACGAACATAGGGGTTATCTCGAGGGTCTACGCTTTTAAGCCAAAGATCACCCCTTGATAAGGGAAATGCCAACTTAATATCAAGAACACCTAAATATTGTGTATTTGTACCATTATTCCGTTGGACAAGGCTACCACTTTCGATGTAATTTTGGGAATTGTCTAAAATGCCCGCTAATTGTGAATAAGAATCTTCAAGTGGTTTCGAGGATACTATAGTAAAGGCTGCACTAGGATTATCTTGAACTTGTTTACCTACAAAAGGTGAATCTAAAAGAGCAGGAATATTCATTTCTTTGAGTTGTCTTTTTGGACCAATTCCGCTTAAGAGGAGAAGTTGAGTGCTACCTATGCTTCCTGCTGACAAAATCACCTCACTATTGATTGACAATTGATTAAGTGAAATTTGATAAATGAGACCATCATTATTGCTTCTGAACTCCACTCCGCTAGCCTTTTGCTTTCCTGCAATATAGATTGTTGATAATATTACATGCATACACATAGATGGATATATGAAATATATTTCTGAATATTTTGTAAAAGAATAAAAGGAATACTCATCAAAGTAAAGTAGGGTAGGGGAATTCTGAAAGCAAAATATGAATTGGTACCTGATCCCAAACTGAAGAGTATTCTGCTGGCAGTAGCATTGAGAAGAACTACAATATTTTCTGGATTTGCATACTGGAGTAGATCTGCGGCTGTATGTCTCTTTCCATTCTCGTCAAAGATTGAGCCACTGATCTTGGTGCCAACCAAATGATCGAAAGTGTGGCCGTTGTAAGGAAGAACTCCAGCTTGAAGAAGCCCATCCTTGGTAGCAGAATTCCAAGTAGAAAGCTTGTATTGTTGGAAGGCATTCAACCGTTCTACCCATTCATATGACTCATATACAAGTTTCTCATCCCACTTTATTTTCCGAATATATTCAGTGCTCGCCCTGCTGTAGACTCCACCGTTGATGGCTGATCCGCCTCCTAAAACTCTCGCCCGTACCAACTGCACTCCATCTTCTGAGACAAACCCCTGCGCTACTTTGGGATTAGTTGTGGGAGACCCTCTGAAATCCTCCACATCGGGAATTCCGTAAGGAGAGTCTCCCCTCTCCAATACTAAAACAGAGTAGTGCTGTGAGAGAGTTGCTGCCAGGGGACATCCCGCTGTACCTCCTCCAACCACAATGTAATCATATGATCTTGAAGCTGCCTTTTGAGCATCTGCTGTCATAAACGAATATGGGTACTCTGCAGTTGCACACAGAATCGTCAATGTCAAAAACAATCCTATGCTAAGAAACAACTATATTGATTCCAAACAAAAGTTTTTACCCACCCGGATTAGATGTTGCTGCTTCTGAACAGAATTGATGTGTAAACATCAGCAGGCATGAAATCAGAAGAAATAATTTCTCCATACTGAATGTGATTAACCAGTCTAATTCTTCTTCGAATGAATGTTTTGTGATGTATTTGCAATCGTTGCACTTATTTATAGATATTGTCTTTGAAATAGAATAAGAACAGTTCACGCGTATCTATCCATATGGATAGTATCGAGAATTTACTATGCATATTTATCCAAATTTTATATTGTCCTTGGTGGTTTTGTCAAACAAATCCCGTGATTGAAAAGTTCaaattagaaaatgaaataaattttgtcaaccaattattgttgaattatcATCCCTCCACTGTCTTCGGtttaattaaaacaataaaataatggaCCATCTTGCATAAGAGTCTTTTACCAAGTCCAGTCAAGGGCAAGTGGAAATGTAACATGTCTGTCTTGCAGCCCATACGGTTTCATTCGTAATTTTATACATATTAACATATGGTCAACGTCTATCTACGTTTATACATATTAACATACGGTCAGCCAGACTTGTTGCAACACATATTGAATGCTCCAATTGTGCAAGATTCTCTTTCTACAAGAATTGACAATGCAAAGAGTCACCCTCAATTAAGATGTTTGAAATTTGAAAGGATTTAGTCAACAAGAGACCTTGGAGAAGGGCATGTGCTTCTGTCATATTATTATAACCATCCAGGAATGGAAGTACTGAAGCTACAAGAATATTTCCTTTATGATCCCTAATTACACACCCACCACCTGCTTTGCGTGCATTGTGTTTGGTTGCCCCATTAAAGTTTAACTTTAACTTACCTTTCAGAGGACGAATCCAATTGATTTTTAATCTATCTATTGTTCTTTTGGGGGGTTGGAAAGAGCTTCCCGTAAAAGGGAGATTAATGTGTTCCCAGGATTGAAGGAGTTTTTAATCCCAATCTGAAAACGAagagttgattgatttggattttgcTACATATGCATTTA contains the following coding sequences:
- the LOC131862525 gene encoding (R)-mandelonitrile lyase-like translates to MKAVKEAIAAFFDKDSERKWVKNMKDGDYNKKDLKLLWAEMAAVIMRFGHCFRGCYVIGYRLKENLAQLEHSICVATSLADQAATSNPEYPYSFMTADAQKAASRSYDYIVVGGGTAGCPLAATLSQHYSVLVLERGDSPYGIPDVEDFRGSPTTNPKVAQGFVSEDGVQLVRARVLGGGSAINGGVYSRASTEYIRKIKWDEKLVYESYEWVERLNAFQQYKLSTWNSATKDGLLQAGVLPYNGHTFDHLVGTKISGSIFDENGKRHTAADLLQYANPENIVVLLNATASRILFSLGSGKQKASGVEFRSNNDGLIYQISLNQLSINSEVILSAGSIGSTQLLLLSGIGPKRQLKEMNIPALLDSPFVGKQVQDNPSAAFTIVSSKPLEDSYSQLAGILDNSQNYIESGSLVQRNNGTNTQYLGVLDIKLAFPLSRGDLWLKSVDPRDNPYVRYNYYSHSLDLQRCVKGIKVMVNLSMSSSIQEFAFTDSGNSKTLQFLGIALPKNQSNDDALAKLCKEALGTFNHYHGGCQAGLVVNERYLVKGVDNLRVVDGSIYKDSPGTNPQATTMMLGRYMGIHILQERTIS